A single genomic interval of Candidatus Poribacteria bacterium harbors:
- a CDS encoding DUF4173 domain-containing protein: MGCTNITAREIRLFAILALVAGIVFDYLFYEKAIGISYPLFVVVFYCLFWVASRRRISFQIDFGWFLFIPIFLLSAAFALHSNPVLLALNSVLIPLLLLLQTTLLVYRYEWSSVRSIVRFLGKLFRQIFGNTPKIFLELISLARVAERIAPEKRKTLKHIFIGLIISAPLLVIVIALLAEADTVFQNFVADIVKPLEFIGSIPFAEHVGVIGIITVLLFGYLAVVLKAKVEEVSAPAEGDTGGWDTTIVVTVLVMVNAVYTLFCGIQFTYLFGGEEVIRSIPDYTYAEYARRGFSELIVVT, encoded by the coding sequence ATGGGATGCACAAACATCACAGCGCGGGAGATTCGATTATTTGCGATACTCGCGCTCGTAGCAGGGATCGTTTTTGACTACCTGTTTTATGAAAAGGCGATCGGAATTTCATACCCGTTGTTTGTCGTCGTTTTCTATTGCTTATTTTGGGTTGCTTCACGCAGGCGGATCTCATTCCAAATTGACTTTGGTTGGTTTCTGTTTATCCCTATTTTTTTGCTCTCGGCAGCGTTCGCCCTCCATTCAAACCCGGTGTTACTTGCTCTCAACTCTGTCCTGATCCCACTGCTCCTGCTTCTTCAGACGACGCTACTTGTTTATAGATATGAGTGGTCTAGTGTTCGATCCATCGTCCGTTTTTTAGGAAAATTGTTCCGTCAAATTTTTGGCAATACCCCCAAGATATTCTTGGAACTCATTTCGCTCGCGAGGGTTGCCGAACGAATTGCGCCTGAGAAGCGTAAGACTCTCAAACACATCTTTATTGGTTTGATAATCTCTGCGCCCCTCTTAGTCATTGTTATCGCATTGCTTGCGGAGGCCGATACAGTTTTTCAGAATTTTGTCGCCGATATTGTTAAGCCCTTAGAATTTATCGGTTCTATCCCTTTCGCTGAGCATGTGGGAGTTATTGGGATTATCACAGTGTTACTATTCGGTTATTTGGCGGTCGTATTAAAGGCTAAAGTGGAAGAGGTGTCAGCACCTGCTGAGGGGGATACAGGGGGCTGGGACACTACGATCGTTGTTACGGTTTTGGTGATGGTGAACGCTGTCTACACTCTCTTCTGTGGGATTCAGTTTACATATCTTTTTGGTGGTGAGGAAGTGATTCGCTCTATCCCTGATTACACTTACGCAGAATACGCGAGACGGGGTTTTTCCGAACTAATTGTTGTTACCG